The proteins below are encoded in one region of Flavobacterium sp. IMCC34852:
- a CDS encoding tetratricopeptide repeat-containing sensor histidine kinase, whose protein sequence is MKNFYYFTIIVLLFSSETNAQDIKKTLIKAFTSQDSSDYYFKIAKKNIKTPADEAQYYFCKNARCCDYNQLDSSIVYGERAEKLLLNGDVNSLLTVYNNLSKVYRKQGQYDKAIQYSLKGMRVAEKEKNYNWTAYFNANLSFIYHDFESYQKGVFYGKKALKYWLSLEKKNPDMISNALNAIAINFDDWNRPDSALYYHKKVFKYYKGKDTLYIGETYNNIGNTLLKQKKYKEAKKWISIALKINDKNFTDNNGVKDANYYYERATNYTNLATIAYELDDFEEAEKLFGKAYLYAKKSDNAEKLRDFYYQRAKFNKKRNNLSKAVQDQENYIKIRDSVFDVERAQTFSELEAKYQNEKKEKQLLQSKSEIREREIEIENKNTQFLILGLISLALLCIIYLVYRQQKMKIKQQEQEFELKSAIAKIETQNKLQEQRLAISRDLHDNIGSQLTFIISSVDNIKYAFDIQNAKLDRKLSGISDFAKATIIELRDTIWAMNKNQITFEDLQTRIHNFIDKAKEVKNEIQFNFTVGAELKDLQFSSIEGMNIYRTIQEAINNSIKYAEAKKIDIQVEKVANKIQIAVSDDGKGFDLNTVEKGNGLLNMQKRIDEIHGELDIQSSANGTKITILL, encoded by the coding sequence ATGAAAAATTTTTACTACTTCACAATCATTGTATTGCTGTTTTCGTCAGAGACGAATGCTCAAGATATAAAGAAGACTCTAATCAAAGCATTCACTTCACAGGATTCCTCAGATTACTACTTTAAAATTGCCAAAAAGAATATCAAAACACCGGCTGATGAAGCACAGTATTATTTTTGTAAAAACGCTCGTTGCTGTGATTATAACCAATTAGATAGTTCGATTGTCTATGGGGAACGTGCTGAGAAACTGTTGCTAAATGGGGATGTTAATTCGCTTTTGACTGTTTATAATAACCTTTCCAAGGTCTACAGAAAGCAAGGGCAGTATGATAAAGCCATACAATATTCCCTCAAAGGAATGAGAGTAGCCGAAAAAGAGAAGAATTACAATTGGACCGCTTATTTTAACGCCAACTTATCTTTTATCTATCACGATTTTGAAAGCTACCAAAAAGGCGTCTTCTATGGTAAAAAAGCATTGAAGTATTGGCTAAGTCTTGAAAAGAAAAATCCCGATATGATCAGCAATGCTCTCAATGCTATTGCCATCAATTTTGACGATTGGAACAGACCTGACAGCGCGTTATATTACCACAAAAAAGTCTTTAAATATTACAAAGGCAAAGACACCCTTTACATTGGTGAAACTTATAATAACATCGGGAATACATTATTAAAGCAAAAAAAATACAAAGAAGCCAAAAAATGGATTTCAATTGCCCTTAAAATCAATGATAAAAATTTTACTGACAACAATGGTGTTAAAGATGCTAATTATTACTACGAAAGGGCAACGAATTACACCAACTTGGCGACCATAGCCTACGAATTAGACGATTTTGAAGAAGCCGAAAAGTTGTTTGGAAAAGCTTATTTGTACGCCAAAAAAAGTGATAATGCCGAAAAATTAAGAGATTTTTATTACCAAAGGGCTAAGTTCAATAAGAAGCGAAATAATCTCTCAAAAGCAGTACAAGACCAAGAGAATTATATCAAAATCAGGGATTCGGTTTTTGATGTGGAACGAGCGCAAACCTTTTCCGAATTGGAAGCCAAATACCAAAACGAGAAAAAAGAAAAACAATTATTACAATCAAAATCAGAAATTAGGGAACGCGAAATTGAGATTGAAAATAAAAACACTCAGTTTCTTATATTGGGCTTGATATCATTGGCTTTGCTATGTATTATTTATTTAGTTTACCGCCAACAAAAAATGAAAATCAAACAACAGGAACAAGAGTTTGAACTTAAATCGGCTATTGCCAAAATTGAAACCCAAAATAAATTACAGGAACAAAGACTTGCCATTTCCAGAGATTTACACGATAATATAGGTTCGCAGCTTACGTTTATTATTTCTTCGGTGGATAATATTAAGTATGCATTTGACATTCAAAACGCCAAGCTCGATCGTAAACTTTCCGGAATTAGTGATTTTGCTAAGGCTACGATTATTGAGCTTCGCGATACGATTTGGGCGATGAATAAAAACCAAATCACCTTTGAAGATTTGCAAACCCGAATTCACAATTTTATAGATAAAGCGAAAGAAGTCAAAAATGAAATTCAATTTAATTTCACTGTCGGCGCCGAATTAAAAGACCTGCAATTTTCCTCTATTGAAGGCATGAATATTTACCGAACCATACAGGAAGCCATCAATAACAGTATCAAGTATGCTGAAGCTAAAAAGATTGATATACAAGTTGAAAAAGTGGCTAATAAAATCCAAATTGCCGTCAGTGATGATGGTAAAGGCTTTGATTTGAATACTGTAGAAAAAGGAAATGGTTTGCTCAATATGCAAAAACGAATCGACGAAATCCATGGAGAACTTGATATTCAAAGTTCAGCCAACGGAACAAAAATCACTATATTGTTGTAA